The following proteins are encoded in a genomic region of Clostridium kluyveri:
- a CDS encoding heavy metal translocating P-type ATPase, giving the protein MIKNASLKVYGMTCTLCSTTIECAVSEIKGIDKINVSYAAEKAKFQYDSDKTSLEDIKQKIELLGFSVGEENEKNTDRGLTRQEIERNKLRNLFIISAILSTPLIIGMILGTTGFCHSNFDLNSANKWGNTIETLRFKSSQLHNWKFQLTLATIVQFIIGFRFYKSSFYALKAKAFTMDLLVVIGTTAAYFYSLYIALFQTITYTLGMVNLYFESSVTIITLVLLGRYLESIAKSKTAASIKALNKLQPKTARILKNNVEHAVPIEKVSIGDILMVKPGEKIPVDGIVLTGYSSVDESMLTGESIPAEKKKDDLVTGASINKNGTFTFKATKIGDDTVFSNIIKLVEEAQESKAPIQKIADKVSGLFIPAVLAISALTFIIWYFVIFDQQIFIMDIAIIHAVSVLVVSCPCALGLATPAALMVGMGKGAENGILIKNGEKLEQCCKISTVVFDKTGTLTTGKLHITDIILFNKKQISSLNIIKEKDLMILAAAAEKPSEHPLGEAIYKYGKYTYEDELSTLDYFKYFPGRGITALVDNKKVLIGKETFLTENSVDLLELEDNLSELQKQGKTSVLIAVNNILAGVIAMQDKIKDTSADAIKSLNKKNIEVYMITGDNKNTALSVANKLGIKNVIADVQPQNKAQEISKLKNKGKVVAMVGDGINDSPALATADIGFALGSGTDAAIESGDIVLLKEDLRALPEATELSRITMRKIRQNLFWAFIYNIIAIPIAVTGHLNPVIGAAAMSFSSISVLLNSLSLKRFKF; this is encoded by the coding sequence ATGATTAAAAATGCTTCATTAAAAGTTTACGGCATGACTTGCACACTATGTTCCACTACAATAGAATGTGCTGTTTCTGAAATTAAAGGCATAGATAAAATAAATGTAAGCTATGCTGCTGAAAAGGCAAAGTTTCAGTATGATAGTGATAAAACAAGCTTAGAGGACATAAAACAAAAAATAGAATTATTGGGCTTCTCTGTGGGAGAGGAAAATGAAAAAAATACAGATAGAGGCCTTACAAGACAGGAAATTGAGAGAAACAAGCTTAGAAATTTATTTATAATATCCGCTATTTTAAGTACTCCATTAATAATAGGCATGATACTTGGTACTACAGGTTTCTGTCACAGTAACTTTGACCTTAATTCAGCTAACAAGTGGGGAAATACTATTGAAACTTTAAGATTTAAGTCCTCACAGCTCCACAACTGGAAATTTCAGCTTACACTGGCCACTATAGTCCAATTCATAATAGGTTTTAGATTTTACAAGAGTTCCTTTTATGCATTAAAGGCTAAAGCCTTTACCATGGACCTATTGGTTGTCATAGGAACTACCGCTGCATATTTTTACAGCTTATACATTGCACTTTTTCAAACTATAACATACACTTTAGGAATGGTAAATTTATATTTTGAATCCTCTGTTACTATAATTACCCTTGTACTTCTTGGAAGATATCTGGAATCCATTGCCAAAAGTAAAACAGCTGCTTCCATAAAAGCCCTGAACAAGCTCCAGCCCAAAACAGCCAGAATACTAAAAAACAATGTTGAACATGCAGTTCCCATTGAAAAAGTATCCATAGGTGACATTCTAATGGTAAAACCGGGTGAAAAAATACCTGTAGACGGCATTGTACTTACAGGTTACTCTTCTGTTGACGAATCAATGCTTACAGGAGAAAGCATACCTGCTGAAAAGAAAAAAGATGATTTGGTAACAGGTGCTTCCATAAACAAAAATGGTACTTTTACTTTTAAGGCTACTAAAATTGGTGATGATACTGTATTCTCAAACATAATAAAGTTAGTCGAAGAAGCCCAAGAAAGCAAGGCTCCCATTCAAAAAATTGCAGATAAGGTATCAGGATTATTCATACCTGCCGTACTCGCTATATCAGCCCTTACATTTATTATATGGTATTTTGTGATTTTCGATCAGCAGATATTTATTATGGACATTGCTATAATTCATGCTGTTTCAGTTTTAGTAGTATCCTGTCCATGTGCACTGGGTCTTGCTACTCCTGCTGCATTAATGGTAGGAATGGGAAAAGGAGCAGAGAATGGAATATTAATTAAGAATGGTGAAAAATTAGAACAATGCTGTAAAATCAGTACTGTGGTATTTGACAAAACGGGAACTTTAACCACAGGAAAACTTCATATTACCGATATTATTTTATTTAATAAAAAACAAATTTCATCTTTAAATATCATCAAAGAAAAAGATTTGATGATTTTAGCTGCAGCAGCTGAAAAACCTTCTGAACATCCTCTTGGGGAAGCTATATACAAATATGGAAAATACACTTATGAAGATGAGCTAAGTACTCTGGATTATTTTAAGTATTTTCCAGGCAGGGGTATAACTGCACTTGTAGATAACAAAAAGGTTCTCATAGGAAAGGAAACCTTTTTAACAGAAAATTCGGTGGATTTATTGGAACTTGAAGATAACTTAAGTGAACTTCAAAAACAGGGAAAAACATCTGTGCTGATAGCAGTTAACAATATTTTAGCTGGAGTTATTGCCATGCAAGATAAAATAAAAGATACTTCAGCGGATGCAATTAAATCTCTTAACAAAAAGAATATAGAAGTTTATATGATTACAGGAGATAATAAAAATACAGCTCTATCAGTTGCAAATAAGCTTGGTATAAAAAATGTAATAGCCGATGTACAGCCGCAAAACAAAGCTCAGGAAATTTCCAAATTAAAAAATAAAGGAAAAGTGGTAGCCATGGTGGGAGATGGTATAAACGATTCCCCTGCTCTTGCTACAGCAGATATAGGATTTGCCCTGGGATCAGGGACTGATGCTGCTATTGAAAGTGGTGACATAGTACTTTTAAAAGAAGATTTAAGAGCCTTACCGGAGGCAACAGAACTTTCAAGGATAACTATGAGAAAAATAAGACAGAATTTATTTTGGGCTTTTATCTATAACATAATTGCCATACCAATCGCAGTAACAGGACATTTAAATCCTGTAATAGGTGCTGCAGCCATGTCGTTTAGCTCCATATCTGTTTTATTAAACTCACTAAGTCTTAAAAGATTTAAATTTTAA
- a CDS encoding MATE family efflux transporter, translated as MGADDKSFLNDKVNKLLFRFAVPAIFSLLVGEFYNIIAIVFAGRYIGTNAIGALTVEFPIQRFFIALGLLIAVGTSTYAARIIGKKDISELKKIIVNSFILTLTFLILISLMVFVFRSPILYALGASHNTYPLANKYVSIVLIGSVFQALSAVICYMMISFNQTRIMLYTNLIGVSFNILISYIFIANMGMGIEGSAIAAVVAQIVSCMFAFFKFINLSKALHIQFSNKSVLEYLNIDILNQIIVCGFSTFIVEISDAVVAGVLNNVLYSTGGDSAIIIVGVIEKTSMFIYSAIIGISSGMQPIVGYNFGAEKYERVKEVLKSSIKIVIVLSIVFWAIFLLFSYEIIGFFLKDKALLYQTINAFRISISMIPLLGIYYVTMYYYQAIGESKKSFLLSIYREIIIFIPLALFLVKIFGMKGAIIAYPITDGVVILTSIYFMKKALEEEFGIESTSIGMN; from the coding sequence ATGGGAGCAGATGATAAAAGCTTTTTAAATGATAAAGTAAACAAATTACTTTTTAGATTTGCTGTTCCTGCAATTTTTTCTCTACTTGTAGGTGAGTTTTATAATATAATTGCCATAGTGTTTGCAGGAAGGTATATAGGTACAAATGCCATAGGTGCACTTACAGTAGAATTTCCCATACAGAGATTTTTTATTGCCCTTGGCCTTTTAATAGCAGTTGGAACGTCAACTTATGCAGCCAGGATAATAGGGAAAAAGGATATATCTGAATTGAAAAAAATAATAGTGAATTCTTTTATATTAACCTTAACTTTTTTAATTTTAATTTCCCTAATGGTATTTGTTTTTAGAAGTCCTATCCTTTATGCACTTGGTGCCAGCCATAATACTTATCCACTGGCAAATAAATATGTATCAATAGTACTGATTGGAAGTGTTTTTCAAGCACTGTCTGCCGTAATTTGTTATATGATGATATCATTTAATCAAACTAGAATTATGTTATATACCAATTTAATAGGGGTTTCATTTAATATTTTAATTAGTTATATATTTATTGCAAATATGGGAATGGGAATAGAGGGAAGTGCTATCGCTGCAGTAGTGGCACAGATTGTTTCTTGTATGTTTGCATTCTTTAAATTTATTAATTTAAGTAAAGCACTTCATATTCAATTTTCAAACAAATCTGTTCTAGAATATTTAAACATAGATATTTTAAATCAAATAATTGTCTGTGGGTTTTCCACTTTTATAGTTGAGATTTCAGATGCAGTGGTGGCCGGGGTGTTAAATAATGTACTTTATAGTACTGGTGGGGATTCTGCCATAATTATTGTGGGAGTAATTGAAAAAACATCCATGTTTATCTATAGTGCAATTATAGGTATAAGTTCTGGAATGCAGCCCATAGTAGGATATAATTTTGGAGCTGAAAAATACGAGAGAGTTAAAGAAGTTTTAAAAAGTTCTATTAAGATTGTTATTGTGCTCTCTATAGTGTTCTGGGCAATTTTTCTGCTTTTTTCCTATGAAATAATAGGATTCTTCCTAAAGGATAAAGCATTGCTTTACCAAACTATCAATGCTTTTAGAATAAGTATCTCAATGATCCCTCTCCTTGGAATATATTATGTTACCATGTATTATTATCAGGCAATAGGAGAGTCCAAAAAAAGCTTTTTGCTATCTATATATAGGGAAATTATAATATTTATACCTCTTGCCCTATTTCTTGTAAAAATTTTTGGCATGAAAGGTGCTATTATTGCATATCCAATAACTGATGGAGTGGTGATATTGACTTCAATTTATTTTATGAAAAAGGCACTTGAAGAAGAATTCGGAATAGAGAGCACCAGTATTGGAATGAATTAA
- a CDS encoding helix-turn-helix domain-containing protein: protein MRREYINYPKDVPVLISCANIIGYPIHWHNSIEILYVLKGKFYVTIDSDKYELVEKDIEIINIDEAHSIYSSHKDNKMLIFHIDPNFFEKYYTDIENMFFYTNITDDNAQEGEEYDELRIFLSRIVCEVIQKQDNYDEVVKDILVKILYHLINNFHYLTNEMEDLRENEELLERYHRITKYIYNNYNDNITLQDIAKKEFLSTHYLSHGIKDTTGYSFTDLLNLTRVDEALKILLDTDKNISEISEEVGFSHTRYFNKHFKIRFKCTPSQYRKKFKVDEETFKKQKKIVFQELSNGLQFITYYLEDYDRFNYEEKITKIYLNMSQNKGSFCKDFKETINVGDAFDLLIEDNKRMLETLQDEIGFEYARVLNVFSEDMGIFKGSNFYNWNRAVDVFEFLGDIGIGTIVVFDNTAFAQEEFKRVLKSFLDYFNELDTIDITSFKFQFVSEMDGNYVGEITEFLLQNYEFEVLKSRFFHGNRVNFIYDTAYMLPFTINGMVNKKNNMDILRAFDVLDKQVNITNEVFFGYPGLINDKGIKKPSYYAYFLMNKMGDTLVARDKGFIATRSYREYQILLYSYHEDIEDINFSENFSKFRGSKDITEKKFSLNVVGIPSAVRIITYDINEKVGSSYNYWADMGKPKRLSKEEKEILYKSSFPQIRFKSIKKSTVFNIQAKIQGYGAALIIIKEV, encoded by the coding sequence ATGAGAAGAGAATATATAAATTATCCAAAAGATGTACCTGTTTTAATTTCCTGTGCCAATATAATTGGATATCCCATACACTGGCACAATTCTATCGAAATACTTTATGTACTTAAGGGCAAATTTTATGTAACCATAGATTCAGATAAATATGAACTGGTGGAAAAAGATATAGAAATAATAAATATAGATGAAGCCCATAGTATTTACAGCAGTCACAAAGACAATAAGATGCTCATATTTCACATAGATCCCAATTTTTTTGAAAAATATTATACGGATATTGAAAATATGTTTTTTTACACCAATATTACTGATGATAATGCACAGGAAGGGGAGGAATATGACGAACTTAGAATATTTCTTTCCAGGATAGTCTGTGAAGTTATACAGAAACAGGATAATTATGACGAAGTAGTTAAAGATATATTAGTAAAAATTCTCTATCATCTTATAAATAATTTTCATTATCTTACAAATGAAATGGAAGACTTAAGAGAAAATGAAGAATTACTTGAAAGGTACCATAGAATTACTAAATATATATACAATAACTATAATGATAATATAACACTTCAAGATATAGCTAAAAAAGAATTCTTAAGTACTCATTATCTGTCCCATGGAATTAAGGATACTACAGGATACAGTTTTACAGATTTACTTAATTTAACTAGAGTTGATGAAGCCTTAAAAATTCTTTTAGATACTGATAAAAATATATCTGAAATATCAGAGGAAGTGGGATTTTCACATACAAGGTATTTTAATAAACATTTTAAAATTCGATTTAAATGTACACCCTCCCAATACAGAAAAAAATTCAAAGTAGATGAAGAAACTTTTAAGAAACAAAAAAAGATAGTTTTTCAGGAGCTTTCAAATGGCCTTCAGTTTATAACCTATTATCTTGAAGATTATGACAGATTTAATTATGAAGAAAAAATAACAAAAATATATTTAAATATGTCACAGAATAAGGGCAGTTTTTGTAAAGATTTTAAAGAAACAATCAATGTAGGAGATGCCTTTGACCTTTTAATTGAAGATAATAAACGTATGCTTGAAACACTTCAAGATGAAATAGGATTTGAATATGCAAGAGTTCTAAATGTATTTAGTGAGGACATGGGCATATTTAAAGGCTCTAATTTCTACAACTGGAATAGAGCAGTGGATGTTTTTGAATTTTTAGGTGATATAGGAATAGGGACAATTGTGGTATTTGATAATACAGCTTTTGCACAGGAAGAATTTAAAAGAGTATTGAAATCTTTTTTAGATTATTTCAATGAACTTGATACCATAGATATCACTTCTTTTAAATTTCAATTTGTATCTGAGATGGATGGGAATTATGTAGGGGAAATAACTGAATTTTTGCTTCAAAACTATGAATTTGAAGTTTTAAAAAGTAGATTTTTTCATGGAAATAGAGTGAATTTTATCTATGATACAGCGTACATGCTTCCTTTCACCATTAATGGTATGGTAAATAAAAAAAATAATATGGATATTTTAAGAGCTTTTGATGTTTTGGATAAACAAGTAAATATTACAAATGAAGTGTTCTTTGGATATCCAGGGCTAATTAATGATAAAGGTATAAAGAAACCTTCATATTATGCATATTTTTTAATGAATAAGATGGGAGACACTTTAGTTGCGAGAGATAAAGGATTTATAGCCACCAGAAGTTATAGAGAATATCAGATTCTGCTCTATAGTTATCATGAAGACATAGAAGATATTAATTTTTCTGAAAATTTTTCTAAGTTTAGAGGCAGTAAGGATATTACTGAAAAGAAATTTTCATTAAATGTTGTGGGTATACCTTCTGCTGTGCGAATAATAACTTATGATATAAATGAAAAAGTGGGTTCTTCCTATAATTACTGGGCGGATATGGGCAAGCCAAAGAGGTTGAGCAAAGAAGAAAAGGAAATACTTTATAAGTCCTCTTTCCCTCAAATACGTTTTAAGAGTATAAAAAAAAGTACGGTATTTAACATACAAGCTAAAATTCAAGGGTATGGTGCAGCTCTTATAATAATAAAAGAGGTATAA
- a CDS encoding DUF1186 domain-containing protein: MNALLERIKYANGKFPEEQIRQIISRKEEFIPELIEILRSAKDNYNKILGKPNYFLHIYAAYLLAQFNEEQSFSLIIDLISLPDEIVFKIFGDVVTEDLHRILASVCKGNIYPVKELLENENINEYIRVAAIKTFPVLWVEGVISKDEIIKYYRSLFKEKLKRERSVVWGSLVSNCCEICPDELYEEIKEAYKDNLIENFYISLEEVEENFYIEDDERILNLKRRGYEFIRDTIKDLEYWPCFQQNIKSEPQNVTHIQRKIADKKKKKRKQVKASRKNQRRK, from the coding sequence ATGAATGCATTATTAGAACGAATTAAATACGCTAATGGTAAATTTCCAGAGGAACAGATACGACAGATAATAAGTAGAAAAGAAGAGTTTATTCCTGAATTAATTGAAATACTAAGATCTGCTAAAGATAACTATAATAAGATTTTGGGAAAACCTAATTATTTTTTACATATATATGCGGCATATTTATTGGCACAGTTTAATGAAGAACAGAGTTTTTCCTTAATCATAGATTTAATTAGTTTACCGGATGAAATTGTATTTAAGATATTTGGTGATGTTGTCACAGAAGATTTACATAGAATTTTGGCATCTGTTTGCAAAGGAAATATCTATCCAGTAAAAGAATTATTGGAAAATGAAAATATTAATGAGTATATAAGAGTTGCTGCCATTAAGACATTTCCTGTATTATGGGTGGAAGGTGTTATATCCAAGGATGAAATAATTAAATATTATAGAAGTTTATTTAAAGAAAAATTAAAAAGAGAACGTTCTGTTGTTTGGGGCAGTCTGGTAAGTAATTGTTGTGAAATATGTCCAGATGAATTATATGAGGAAATTAAGGAAGCGTATAAGGATAACTTAATAGAAAATTTCTACATATCTTTAGAAGAAGTAGAAGAGAATTTTTATATTGAAGATGATGAAAGAATTTTAAATTTAAAGAGGAGAGGATATGAATTTATAAGAGATACCATTAAGGATTTGGAATATTGGCCATGTTTCCAGCAGAATATTAAATCTGAACCACAAAATGTAACCCATATTCAAAGAAAAATTGCAGATAAAAAGAAGAAAAAAAGAAAGCAGGTAAAAGCTTCTAGAAAAAATCAGAGAAGGAAATAA
- a CDS encoding biotin transporter BioY: protein MNLKIRDITITAIFTALTAILAQISIPLPFSPVPITFQVMAVYISAIILGSRLGTLSQIIYILLGAIGIPIFVNFQGGLNVVFGPSGGYLISYPIVAFIVGKISDKNLSHIQSTAVLIASLLICYGMGIVQLSFITNITIKKALVIGVLPFIPLDVIKITLAYLLGGKVRMALIKTHLIKC, encoded by the coding sequence ATGAACTTAAAAATAAGAGATATTACCATAACAGCTATTTTTACAGCTTTGACAGCTATTTTAGCTCAAATTTCCATCCCTCTTCCCTTTAGTCCCGTGCCAATTACTTTCCAAGTAATGGCAGTGTACATATCTGCAATAATATTAGGTAGTAGACTTGGAACACTATCTCAGATTATATATATACTTTTAGGCGCAATAGGAATTCCTATTTTTGTAAATTTTCAAGGGGGATTAAATGTGGTATTTGGCCCCTCAGGAGGGTATCTCATATCTTATCCTATTGTAGCTTTTATTGTAGGAAAAATATCTGATAAAAACTTATCCCATATACAATCAACTGCGGTACTAATTGCATCCCTGCTGATTTGTTATGGAATGGGAATAGTCCAACTGTCATTTATAACAAATATCACAATTAAAAAAGCCTTAGTAATAGGTGTTCTTCCCTTTATACCTTTAGATGTTATAAAAATTACATTAGCCTATTTATTAGGAGGCAAAGTAAGGATGGCTCTTATAAAAACCCATCTCATAAAATGTTAA
- a CDS encoding DUF1284 domain-containing protein, which produces MLTLRAHHLLCIQGYKGYGYSKNFTENMDKIICQLKKDTFTRIKVISGVDEICSCCPNNTEEKLCRYEIKIKSIDKKILNLLDLNLNEIYTYKYILDTIHEKINHKIFENICSTCQWFKYGYCQKGLGL; this is translated from the coding sequence ATGTTAACGCTTAGAGCCCATCATCTATTATGCATTCAGGGATATAAGGGATATGGCTATAGCAAGAATTTTACTGAAAATATGGATAAAATAATTTGCCAGCTAAAAAAAGATACTTTTACTAGAATAAAAGTTATATCTGGTGTAGATGAAATTTGTTCCTGCTGCCCGAACAACACAGAAGAAAAATTATGCCGATATGAGATTAAAATTAAATCCATTGATAAAAAGATATTAAATTTGTTAGATTTAAATTTAAATGAAATTTATACTTATAAATATATTTTAGATACTATTCATGAAAAAATAAATCATAAAATTTTTGAAAATATATGTAGTACCTGCCAGTGGTTTAAATATGGATATTGCCAAAAAGGACTGGGGCTATAA
- a CDS encoding methyl-accepting chemotaxis protein, translating to MKILSNWSIFKKLLLSFIVVALLGSIIGITCITRMKLINKDLNNIYTVNLKGINLFYKLKINMPSDKEDDILIVIDPENRKNLETAITNMNNISKQNDELISSYASLITDTEAKQLIYELKQHIQTWNDSRENCIKLARDGDYTGAQEEFLTASKYRKEVLSVLDRGINLNMKLTQNDYNNSIKHYNSTLKFTNILVIFTLIISIVLGIIISRYINTPLLQIKEFSKRFAKLDFSTKINTNHKDEFGETVEALNTAQENITALLKKIIEDSEEMSSSSEELYSTAEELSSKTENMSGAIKIITDSIQESSAASEEINASIEEINSNINELSQKALEGSADANAAKKAAITIKENGKTAVENVHTIYKDKKYTIMQAIEHGKIVENIHIMANTIADIAEQTNLLALNASIEAARAGEQGKSFAVVAEEVGKLAEESSQAVGAIEDTIEKVREAFKNLSTSSHEVLSFINEKINPQFELFQNMGEQYYTDAKFIDNMSEEIASMSEELSATISEISKAIYNMASNEEKSSQYAYDIKDSIYETTKAAEKVAAASQTQSKMAQELHTLVQRFKI from the coding sequence ATGAAAATATTATCAAATTGGAGTATTTTTAAAAAACTGTTACTGTCATTTATTGTAGTGGCATTGTTGGGATCTATAATCGGCATTACCTGCATTACCAGAATGAAATTAATAAACAAAGACCTAAATAACATATACACTGTAAATTTAAAGGGAATAAATTTATTCTACAAGTTAAAAATAAATATGCCCAGTGATAAAGAAGATGATATTCTAATTGTTATAGATCCTGAGAATAGAAAAAATTTAGAAACTGCAATAACTAATATGAATAATATATCAAAACAAAATGATGAACTTATTTCAAGTTATGCTTCCCTCATCACAGATACTGAAGCTAAACAACTAATTTATGAACTTAAACAGCACATACAAACATGGAACGATTCCCGTGAAAATTGTATCAAATTAGCACGAGATGGAGATTATACAGGTGCTCAAGAAGAATTTTTAACGGCCTCAAAATATAGAAAAGAAGTACTGTCAGTACTTGACAGAGGTATAAATTTAAATATGAAACTGACACAAAATGATTACAACAACAGCATTAAACATTATAATTCAACTTTAAAATTCACAAATATATTAGTCATATTCACTTTAATTATTTCCATAGTCCTAGGAATTATAATTTCAAGATATATAAATACCCCCCTTTTGCAAATTAAAGAATTTTCAAAAAGATTTGCTAAACTTGATTTTTCTACAAAAATAAATACAAACCATAAGGATGAATTTGGTGAAACTGTTGAAGCACTTAACACTGCACAAGAAAATATAACTGCTTTACTCAAAAAAATCATAGAAGATTCTGAAGAAATGAGTAGTTCCAGTGAAGAGCTATATTCTACTGCAGAAGAACTCTCCTCAAAAACCGAAAATATGTCTGGTGCTATAAAAATTATAACAGACAGCATACAAGAATCATCCGCTGCATCAGAAGAAATAAATGCTTCCATAGAAGAAATTAATTCAAATATAAATGAATTATCTCAAAAAGCTTTAGAAGGAAGTGCCGACGCAAATGCAGCAAAAAAAGCAGCTATCACTATAAAAGAAAATGGAAAAACTGCTGTTGAAAATGTACATACAATATATAAAGATAAGAAATATACAATAATGCAAGCCATCGAACATGGAAAAATAGTTGAAAACATACATATCATGGCCAATACTATTGCCGATATAGCAGAACAGACTAATCTTCTTGCCTTAAATGCATCCATCGAAGCTGCTCGTGCCGGAGAACAGGGAAAGAGTTTTGCCGTAGTTGCAGAAGAAGTGGGAAAACTTGCAGAAGAATCCTCTCAGGCAGTGGGTGCTATTGAAGATACTATTGAAAAAGTGAGAGAAGCTTTTAAAAATCTTTCTACAAGCAGTCATGAAGTACTGTCCTTTATTAATGAAAAAATAAATCCACAATTTGAGTTATTTCAAAATATGGGAGAACAATATTACACTGATGCAAAATTTATAGATAATATGTCAGAAGAAATAGCTTCTATGTCAGAAGAGTTATCCGCCACTATATCAGAAATAAGTAAAGCCATATACAATATGGCATCCAATGAAGAAAAATCTTCTCAGTATGCATATGATATAAAGGACAGTATTTATGAAACAACCAAAGCCGCAGAAAAAGTTGCCGCAGCATCCCAAACCCAGTCAAAAATGGCACAAGAATTACATACTTTAGTGCAGAGATTTAAAATATAA